The following coding sequences are from one Candidatus Bathyarchaeota archaeon window:
- a CDS encoding sugar ABC transporter permease has translation MGRMVGLKGLKEWSNDLEKFPVIMTVPLNFLLNLIALFPLFILIYASQTDWSPSTGSWFKAHIVPGHNIIRMIGDSLFQMAVLRTVAIVVVATIAEFLLGLILALLFVEEFRGRRVLVSLFLMPMMVIPAVSGYMYFMMFQGHGPINRILSILTGTHWDVAWLTYPNYALMAVILMDIWQWTPFMFLILLSGMLALPPDPINAARVLGASEFTIFRRLMLPMMKRIIMIALILRAIECFKLMDGIYVMTLGGPGYATQTISMWIYEAAFKYLDYGYVSQIALVIFVTMGIISWFAIKPLRGE, from the coding sequence TTGGGTAGAATGGTTGGGTTGAAAGGTTTAAAGGAGTGGTCGAATGACCTTGAGAAGTTTCCTGTAATAATGACGGTTCCGCTGAACTTTCTGCTCAACCTTATAGCTCTATTCCCACTATTCATATTGATATATGCATCTCAGACAGACTGGTCACCTTCAACAGGCTCATGGTTTAAGGCACATATCGTGCCAGGTCATAACATAATTAGGATGATTGGAGATAGCTTATTCCAGATGGCTGTTCTCCGTACAGTTGCCATAGTCGTGGTGGCTACAATAGCGGAGTTCTTACTCGGGCTCATTCTTGCTCTCCTATTCGTCGAGGAGTTCAGAGGCAGAAGGGTCTTGGTATCGCTTTTCCTGATGCCTATGATGGTGATACCGGCAGTCTCAGGATACATGTACTTCATGATGTTTCAAGGTCACGGCCCAATAAACAGGATCTTGAGCATCTTGACTGGAACTCACTGGGATGTTGCCTGGCTCACATATCCAAATTACGCCTTGATGGCTGTGATTCTGATGGATATATGGCAGTGGACACCATTCATGTTCCTCATACTTCTCTCTGGAATGCTTGCCCTTCCACCTGATCCGATAAACGCAGCGAGGGTCCTTGGTGCTTCAGAATTCACGATCTTCAGACGGCTGATGTTGCCGATGATGAAGAGGATAATTATGATAGCGTTAATTTTGAGGGCTATCGAATGTTTCAAGTTGATGGATGGAATATATGTTATGACCTTGGGAGGTCCAGGATACGCTACCCAAACCATATCTATGTGGATATATGAGGCTGCATTCAAATATCTAGACTACGGATATGTGAGCCAGATAGCCCTAGTAATATTCGTCACCATGGGAATAATATCATGGTTTGCAATCAAACCTCTGAGGGGTGAATGA
- a CDS encoding extracellular solute-binding protein, whose product MSEEKKEVSRRGFMKTAGAGIVGLAVGAGIGYGAAMSMAPTAPAAATVTRTVTATPPGLVPKKRPAGETVLERALIAAKNFVKENNVPPGSPFNVLCPSGLVAAIKAASEKFAEATGVKFEFIGVPHEEVFTKAMLEATQKAGAYAALAARPRMIGEFVGAGLVHDLAEYVWYYDPRMYGEPDGYPYPHCYSTTQNVGKGIYCLPIDADWGNHAFRKDLLDDPKEMDAFEKQYGYRLKPWMGKTPVPQTFKEYFDFTEFFHRPPKMYGNGEARSLGNGYMPFFLYFHSKREPVMYPFDDDMNPQIATKEGIEAIEEYLKMKKFHHKDQSVWGYTEQVNNYVKNGLYAGGFWPPSMSHFAFADPASVVKGKNITAPPVGRPRPDGTIFRRGAIMGGWGMFVCTTYKWPELGYLYCQAVASPEGLIIGSTVPGSWMDAQRYNQIGDRRRIDKTFRDYYADEESNIYEVSRVAAEVCPPILSINGENEYLLTLDKELHRAYTGEIDAEKAAKNTEAKWNEITDKIGRARQKSDWKWLKALYMFPY is encoded by the coding sequence ATGAGTGAGGAGAAGAAAGAAGTTTCTAGAAGGGGATTCATGAAGACAGCAGGAGCAGGAATAGTTGGACTGGCAGTCGGCGCAGGAATAGGTTATGGAGCAGCGATGTCGATGGCCCCGACAGCTCCAGCCGCAGCAACCGTCACCAGAACCGTGACAGCTACCCCGCCTGGGCTAGTTCCGAAGAAGAGGCCAGCGGGAGAGACCGTTCTGGAGAGGGCCCTCATAGCAGCAAAGAACTTCGTTAAAGAGAATAATGTCCCACCAGGCAGTCCATTCAATGTACTATGTCCATCAGGACTTGTAGCAGCGATAAAGGCGGCCTCAGAGAAATTTGCAGAGGCCACAGGAGTGAAGTTCGAGTTCATAGGTGTGCCGCATGAAGAGGTGTTTACAAAGGCTATGCTTGAGGCCACACAGAAGGCCGGAGCCTACGCGGCGCTGGCTGCGAGGCCGAGAATGATAGGTGAATTTGTAGGTGCAGGTCTGGTTCACGACTTAGCAGAATACGTTTGGTACTATGACCCAAGAATGTACGGTGAACCAGATGGATACCCATATCCACACTGTTACTCAACAACCCAGAACGTCGGTAAAGGAATATACTGCCTACCCATCGATGCGGACTGGGGTAACCACGCCTTCAGGAAAGACTTGCTCGATGATCCCAAGGAGATGGATGCGTTCGAGAAGCAGTACGGTTATAGGTTGAAGCCTTGGATGGGTAAGACCCCTGTCCCACAAACTTTCAAAGAATATTTCGACTTCACAGAGTTCTTCCATAGGCCGCCGAAGATGTATGGGAACGGTGAGGCCAGATCGTTAGGAAACGGGTACATGCCCTTCTTCCTGTACTTCCACAGTAAGAGGGAGCCTGTGATGTATCCGTTCGATGATGACATGAACCCGCAGATAGCTACGAAGGAGGGTATAGAAGCTATTGAGGAGTACCTGAAGATGAAGAAGTTCCATCATAAGGACCAGTCTGTCTGGGGTTACACAGAGCAGGTCAACAACTATGTGAAGAACGGGTTGTATGCAGGTGGGTTCTGGCCACCTTCGATGAGCCACTTCGCATTCGCAGACCCAGCGAGTGTAGTGAAAGGCAAAAATATCACAGCGCCGCCGGTTGGAAGGCCGAGACCCGACGGAACCATCTTCAGAAGAGGAGCAATCATGGGCGGATGGGGAATGTTCGTATGCACAACCTACAAGTGGCCTGAACTAGGATACCTCTACTGCCAAGCAGTAGCAAGCCCAGAAGGCCTAATCATCGGCTCAACAGTCCCAGGATCATGGATGGACGCCCAAAGATATAACCAGATAGGTGACAGACGCCGAATAGACAAGACATTCAGAGACTACTATGCTGACGAGGAGAGCAATATATATGAGGTATCAAGGGTTGCAGCTGAGGTCTGCCCACCTATACTATCCATCAACGGTGAGAACGAGTATCTGCTCACACTAGACAAGGAGCTGCACAGAGCCTACACCGGCGAGATAGATGCTGAGAAGGCAGCAAAGAACACTGAAGCCAAATGGAACGAGATAACCGACAAGATAGGCAGAGCAAGACAGAAGTCAGACTGGAAGTGGCTGAAGGCCCTATATATGTTCCCCTACTAA
- a CDS encoding NAD(P)-dependent oxidoreductase: protein MVSKNVSVGFIGLGNMGLPMAKNILRAGYPLTVWNRTVERAENLAQVGAKVALNPAQLASETSVIITMLSGPSAVQEVVLGATSSPPPVIDGIGAGKVLVDMTTNLPSISKMVADKICERGGDMLDAPVSGSVKPATEGTLTIMVGGRRETLDRVKPILETMGKKIFHVGGNGDGCSMKLALNMHLGALMASFSESFMFAVKAGLDPKIVLDVFNNTVLKTYISETKGQKIIDGDWSAAFALGLMAKDLDLASDTARQMKIPIPITSLVKELFYACVANSKENLDFSAVATLLEQMGNVKISAR from the coding sequence ATGGTTTCAAAGAATGTTTCTGTAGGGTTTATCGGCCTTGGCAACATGGGTTTGCCTATGGCCAAGAATATTTTGAGAGCAGGTTATCCCCTGACAGTCTGGAATAGAACAGTTGAGCGGGCTGAAAATCTGGCTCAAGTCGGTGCGAAAGTAGCTTTGAACCCAGCCCAACTTGCCTCGGAAACCTCGGTGATTATAACTATGCTCTCAGGACCTTCTGCCGTCCAGGAAGTTGTCTTAGGAGCCACATCCTCCCCACCACCTGTGATTGATGGCATAGGAGCTGGCAAAGTCTTAGTGGATATGACGACGAACTTGCCGAGCATATCTAAAATGGTCGCTGACAAGATTTGTGAGCGAGGTGGTGATATGCTCGACGCCCCGGTCTCAGGAAGCGTCAAACCGGCGACTGAAGGAACATTGACGATAATGGTTGGGGGAAGGAGAGAGACTCTTGATAGAGTGAAGCCTATCCTCGAGACCATGGGCAAGAAAATATTTCATGTAGGCGGGAACGGAGATGGATGCTCGATGAAACTTGCCTTGAACATGCATCTGGGCGCGTTGATGGCTTCCTTCTCTGAATCCTTCATGTTCGCTGTCAAGGCAGGTCTAGATCCGAAGATTGTTCTGGATGTGTTCAACAACACTGTCTTGAAAACCTATATCTCCGAGACTAAGGGCCAGAAGATCATCGATGGAGACTGGAGCGCGGCCTTTGCCTTGGGCTTGATGGCTAAGGACCTGGACCTAGCCTCAGATACGGCCAGGCAGATGAAAATTCCTATACCAATCACAAGTCTGGTCAAGGAGCTATTCTACGCATGTGTCGCCAACAGCAAGGAGAACCTGGACTTCTCAGCCGTTGCGACCTTGCTTGAACAGATGGGAAACGTTAAAATATCTGCGCGGTAG
- a CDS encoding iron-containing alcohol dehydrogenase, which translates to MPVRVVFGDCLSQIGAFAAELGASRVLIVTGKRATKEHGVLDRVIGLLKPIDVEVFDMVEPNPAMKTFEEAHRTLRDRRCELVVGLGGGSPIDVAKVAAALGNKDKSPAELFITPTRIDGKGLPMIAVPTTSGTGSEVTPYSIVSDPENGTKKAANHPYLYPDIALVDPSLSRTMPRKVTADTGLDAISHAIESYWAKRSQPITDSLALEALRHILPNLRRACEDPMDMEARSEMALGALLAGMALSNAMATAAHSISYPLTVRFGVPHGLACALTLPSFIRFNAPSIPGKVPRLLQTMGVGSIDEAAETLRRLMVDIGEPVRLSELGIGEDEIPWIVEHGFSAARVANNPREVTGEVVDEILREIL; encoded by the coding sequence ATGCCTGTCAGAGTTGTTTTTGGCGATTGTTTGAGCCAGATAGGTGCATTCGCAGCTGAGCTGGGCGCGTCGAGGGTTCTTATTGTGACTGGTAAGAGGGCTACAAAGGAGCATGGTGTGCTGGATAGGGTGATAGGATTATTGAAGCCTATCGATGTTGAGGTCTTCGATATGGTTGAGCCTAACCCGGCCATGAAGACTTTCGAGGAGGCCCATCGGACCCTGAGGGATAGGCGTTGCGAGTTGGTTGTTGGTTTAGGTGGAGGGAGCCCGATAGACGTCGCCAAAGTCGCAGCCGCGTTAGGTAACAAGGATAAGAGTCCAGCCGAACTATTCATAACGCCGACAAGAATCGACGGCAAAGGCCTACCCATGATAGCTGTTCCAACAACCTCAGGGACTGGAAGCGAGGTCACACCATACTCCATCGTAAGCGACCCCGAGAATGGGACCAAGAAGGCTGCAAACCACCCGTACCTATACCCAGACATCGCCTTAGTCGACCCATCACTCAGCAGGACGATGCCTAGAAAAGTCACCGCCGACACGGGTCTCGACGCAATATCACACGCCATCGAGTCTTACTGGGCAAAAAGGTCCCAGCCTATAACAGACTCCCTGGCTTTGGAGGCTCTTAGACATATTCTTCCGAACCTGAGGAGGGCCTGCGAGGACCCTATGGATATGGAAGCAAGGTCTGAGATGGCTTTGGGAGCCCTCCTTGCAGGTATGGCCCTCAGTAACGCAATGGCCACTGCGGCTCACTCAATATCATACCCGTTGACGGTTAGGTTCGGTGTACCCCATGGTTTAGCCTGCGCCCTCACGCTTCCATCGTTCATAAGGTTCAACGCGCCATCCATACCGGGAAAGGTTCCGAGACTCCTCCAGACCATGGGTGTGGGAAGTATTGATGAGGCTGCGGAGACCCTTAGGAGGTTGATGGTGGATATTGGTGAGCCGGTCAGGCTGAGCGAGTTAGGTATAGGTGAGGATGAGATTCCATGGATAGTTGAGCATGGATTCTCAGCGGCTAGGGTTGCAAACAATCCTAGGGAAGTCACCGGTGAAGTTGTGGATGAGATTCTACGTGAGATCCTCTAG
- a CDS encoding aldehyde ferredoxin oxidoreductase family protein — MKGVWNRILRVDLTKKKITTEEVPDIVYEYFLGGPGLGHRFLYHEVPADVGPFDPGNRLIFATGIFHGIAQTGAGKWSVIARNPLSNINGEAAATGSFGITLKRTGYDAIIFQGKAEKPTYLWLTEDTAELRDASYLWGKDSYYTNDTLIKDIGEQGVQVACIGQGAERLVRYSCIGHENRSYASRTGMGAVMGSKNLKAVAVKGSKEVEYADPDRLAELNKEINKKVYESGVNMRTHGTAFAAVPFNERGNLPIKNWRLGSWDEGVKLIGAPRYTEYLQAKPWPCLYCTLGCHRKITYRWKGETITSVGPEYETFAMLGFNCMVDDLDAICKANDLANMYTLDTISLGSVLAWAMESYEKGVITKEDTEGLELTWGNAEAMVEMVRRIGLRETKLGWLLGEGVKRASEAIGKGSEAWAIQQKGNEIAAHDPRAAFVAGLAYCTDSSRGPCHERGNPQHLFIVNLVLPELGKPTAPPDERWSWKNAEVTTAIYQDWNNIVNSLGHCKFMFFANYTMTDILNTFNAATGLNWSMQQLRKAGERIYHLCRLLNIRYGITKKDDLAHPRRLLEEPKTTSESAYKLPTVEGITKAIEAYYKHRGMDENGVPTKEKLTELGLYPNVP; from the coding sequence ATGAAGGGTGTATGGAACAGAATTCTGAGGGTAGACCTGACAAAGAAGAAGATCACTACGGAAGAGGTGCCTGACATAGTATATGAATACTTCCTCGGCGGACCTGGGCTCGGCCATAGATTCCTCTACCATGAGGTTCCAGCGGATGTCGGTCCATTCGATCCAGGTAATAGGCTGATATTCGCCACAGGGATCTTTCACGGAATAGCTCAGACAGGGGCGGGGAAATGGTCTGTCATAGCCAGAAACCCATTGAGCAACATTAACGGTGAGGCAGCGGCTACAGGCTCATTCGGCATAACCCTGAAGAGGACAGGTTACGACGCAATAATATTTCAAGGGAAGGCTGAGAAACCAACCTACCTCTGGCTTACGGAGGATACTGCTGAGCTCAGAGACGCATCATACCTTTGGGGTAAAGACTCCTACTACACAAATGACACACTGATCAAGGATATTGGTGAGCAAGGCGTTCAAGTCGCTTGTATAGGCCAAGGTGCTGAGAGGCTTGTACGCTACTCGTGCATCGGCCACGAGAACAGGTCATATGCAAGCAGGACGGGCATGGGAGCTGTCATGGGCTCAAAGAACCTTAAAGCCGTCGCTGTTAAAGGTTCGAAGGAAGTTGAGTATGCGGATCCAGACAGGCTTGCAGAGTTGAACAAGGAGATAAACAAGAAGGTGTACGAGAGCGGTGTGAACATGAGAACCCACGGAACAGCATTCGCAGCAGTTCCTTTCAACGAGAGGGGCAACCTGCCCATAAAGAACTGGAGGCTCGGAAGCTGGGATGAGGGTGTTAAACTCATTGGGGCGCCAAGATATACAGAGTATCTTCAGGCTAAGCCTTGGCCATGCCTCTACTGTACACTTGGATGCCATAGAAAAATCACGTATAGATGGAAGGGCGAGACCATAACGAGTGTAGGTCCAGAATATGAGACCTTTGCCATGCTGGGTTTCAACTGCATGGTCGACGACCTAGACGCTATATGTAAGGCAAACGACCTAGCCAACATGTATACTCTGGACACAATATCTCTAGGATCAGTTCTTGCTTGGGCTATGGAGTCATATGAAAAAGGTGTCATAACAAAGGAGGACACCGAAGGTTTAGAGTTGACGTGGGGAAACGCTGAGGCTATGGTGGAGATGGTTAGGAGGATAGGCCTCAGGGAAACGAAGCTCGGATGGCTGCTCGGTGAGGGTGTAAAGAGAGCCTCGGAAGCTATTGGCAAGGGTTCAGAGGCTTGGGCTATCCAGCAGAAGGGTAACGAGATAGCTGCCCACGATCCTAGAGCCGCATTCGTCGCAGGCCTAGCCTACTGTACAGACTCCTCAAGAGGCCCATGCCATGAGAGGGGCAATCCACAGCACCTATTCATCGTGAACCTTGTCCTGCCGGAGTTGGGTAAGCCGACAGCCCCGCCAGATGAGCGTTGGTCATGGAAGAACGCCGAGGTAACCACCGCAATATACCAGGACTGGAACAACATTGTAAACTCTCTTGGCCACTGCAAATTCATGTTCTTTGCAAACTACACGATGACCGACATATTGAACACTTTCAACGCAGCCACTGGCCTAAACTGGAGTATGCAGCAACTCCGCAAGGCAGGGGAGAGGATCTACCATCTATGCAGACTCCTCAACATCAGATATGGCATAACTAAGAAGGATGACCTGGCCCATCCGAGGAGGCTGCTTGAGGAGCCGAAGACGACGAGTGAGTCAGCCTACAAGCTGCCGACTGTGGAGGGAATAACCAAAGCAATCGAAGCATATTACAAACATAGGGGCATGGATGAGAACGGAGTACCCACAAAGGAGAAGTTGACCGAGCTGGGCCTATACCCGAACGTCCCATAA
- a CDS encoding MoaD/ThiS family protein, with translation MLGKVTVKLHTCLRSAAGRDQVELELPSNPSLEHLLETLSSEYPNLKPLLKNPESGYQHLMILVNNQSLGLINDQALAKRIVDGDIVSILEPCAAG, from the coding sequence ATGTTGGGTAAGGTTACGGTTAAACTTCACACATGTTTGAGGAGTGCGGCTGGAAGAGATCAGGTTGAGCTTGAGCTACCGTCGAATCCAAGCCTGGAACATTTACTTGAGACTCTATCGAGTGAGTATCCTAACCTTAAGCCGCTGCTGAAGAATCCTGAGTCAGGATACCAACACCTTATGATCCTGGTAAATAATCAGAGTCTCGGACTCATCAATGATCAAGCCTTGGCTAAAAGGATCGTCGACGGTGACATAGTATCTATACTTGAACCTTGCGCTGCAGGTTAG
- a CDS encoding Lrp/AsnC ligand binding domain-containing protein → MEAYILVNTESGKLWKVAEEALKIPGVKMAHAVTGEYDVIAYAEFPNIQDLERIIRVFQLIEGVVRTHTSIAIPTRLSEEH, encoded by the coding sequence TTGGAAGCCTATATTCTGGTAAACACCGAGTCAGGTAAATTGTGGAAGGTGGCTGAGGAGGCCCTGAAGATTCCAGGTGTCAAGATGGCCCACGCCGTCACTGGAGAATATGATGTCATAGCCTACGCTGAATTTCCAAACATTCAGGACCTGGAGAGGATAATCAGAGTCTTCCAGTTGATTGAAGGCGTGGTTAGAACTCATACTTCAATAGCTATACCGACAAGACTCTCCGAGGAGCATTAG
- a CDS encoding DUF4445 domain-containing protein yields the protein MAEIVIKPHDRKAILNVGRTILSYLQELDVDIDASCGGRGVCGKCLVKALPDESLAPPTEAERRLAKPGFRLACQARILRDDQNLQVEVPTYAIYKILGRGVVKPVPLNPPVLRRFTPEGEKVYWRNVMVDEYRGEIYGLALDVGTTTLAMYWVNLETGVVEHISSMLNPQIRYGDNVIDRINYARMGRQMDLENAVRGGVNQMILQRPINPDHIYEVAVVGNTVMRDLFIGHPVSQMGEAPFEPLSTSPVNKSAGELGLKVNRAANVYALPLIGHFVGADALAVILATEMHLSREVVMAIDIGTNTEIAVGCEDGIMVTSCASGPAFEGSGVKCGIGAVEGAIQSVEIAEDLKVKYETIGGAPPIGICGSGLIDLLAQMLDRGVIDWRGRFTSGRGRLIIVGDNGRIFIDGEDIDNLKLAKSAINVGAKALMKHYGVKVKDISRLYLAGAFGNYINPMNAVKIGMLPNIPLKKIVKVGNAAIEGAREVLVSQEKRNEAEKIPSKTRHLRLEVEEDFHDMFIQGLSFSRYRS from the coding sequence ATGGCTGAGATAGTCATTAAACCTCACGATAGGAAGGCTATATTGAATGTTGGCCGTACCATCCTATCATATCTTCAGGAGCTCGACGTTGACATCGATGCTTCATGCGGTGGCAGGGGGGTATGCGGCAAATGTCTGGTCAAGGCTCTTCCAGATGAAAGTTTAGCTCCACCCACCGAGGCTGAGAGGAGACTTGCAAAGCCAGGCTTCAGACTTGCATGCCAAGCGAGGATTCTGAGAGACGACCAGAACCTTCAGGTTGAAGTCCCAACGTATGCCATATACAAGATTTTAGGGAGGGGGGTCGTCAAGCCTGTACCTCTCAACCCCCCTGTATTGAGACGATTTACCCCTGAGGGTGAGAAGGTCTACTGGAGAAATGTTATGGTCGACGAGTATCGGGGTGAGATTTACGGGTTAGCCCTGGATGTTGGAACTACAACCTTAGCTATGTACTGGGTAAACTTGGAGACAGGTGTTGTTGAACACATATCTTCAATGCTCAACCCCCAGATCAGGTATGGCGACAATGTCATCGACAGGATAAATTATGCGAGGATGGGTAGGCAGATGGACTTGGAGAATGCTGTCCGAGGCGGGGTCAACCAGATGATCTTGCAGAGGCCTATAAATCCAGACCACATCTACGAAGTCGCAGTCGTCGGTAATACGGTTATGAGGGATCTGTTCATAGGCCATCCCGTCAGCCAGATGGGCGAGGCTCCCTTCGAACCTCTAAGCACAAGCCCAGTGAATAAGTCTGCGGGAGAGTTGGGTTTGAAGGTGAACAGGGCTGCAAACGTCTACGCTTTACCTCTGATAGGCCACTTCGTAGGTGCAGACGCCTTGGCGGTGATCCTGGCCACTGAGATGCATCTCAGCCGGGAGGTTGTGATGGCGATCGATATTGGAACGAACACTGAGATAGCTGTTGGATGTGAGGATGGAATAATGGTGACCTCATGTGCCTCTGGACCTGCTTTTGAAGGTTCAGGTGTAAAGTGTGGGATCGGAGCCGTTGAAGGAGCCATCCAGAGCGTTGAGATAGCTGAAGACCTGAAGGTAAAATATGAGACTATAGGTGGTGCACCGCCCATAGGGATCTGTGGATCCGGTCTGATAGACCTTCTGGCCCAGATGCTTGATAGGGGGGTAATCGATTGGAGGGGAAGATTCACATCTGGAAGAGGGAGGCTCATAATAGTCGGGGATAATGGGCGGATATTCATAGATGGGGAGGATATAGACAATTTGAAGCTTGCGAAATCGGCTATAAACGTCGGCGCCAAGGCTCTGATGAAACATTACGGCGTCAAGGTGAAGGATATAAGTAGGCTGTATCTGGCTGGCGCCTTCGGAAACTACATAAATCCAATGAACGCGGTCAAAATAGGAATGTTACCGAACATACCGTTGAAGAAGATTGTGAAGGTTGGGAATGCAGCCATTGAAGGCGCGAGGGAGGTTCTGGTCTCCCAAGAGAAGAGGAATGAGGCTGAGAAGATCCCTAGCAAGACAAGACATCTCAGGCTTGAGGTTGAGGAGGACTTCCATGACATGTTCATCCAAGGACTCTCTTTCAGCAGATACAGATCCTAG
- a CDS encoding cobalamin-dependent protein (Presence of a B(12) (cobalamin)-binding domain implies dependence on cobalamin itself, in one of its several forms, or in some unusual lineages, dependence on a cobalamin-like analog.) has protein sequence MEVLLDFGGRKIRDYCVKRLGEGTDPYRIFEDLSMGLEEIGRGYESESFKRYFTSDLIVAGRNMKRAIEVLKPHFKRSLRARGRVVVGTVKGDVHDIGKAIFSIMLESNGFEVIDLGVDVAKEDFAAKVKEFKPEILGMSSLLTSTVSYMSEVVEELKRMNLRDKVKIIIGGRAVTENFAEKIGVDAYGRDCIDGLKKCLSFINP, from the coding sequence TTGGAGGTTCTACTCGACTTTGGAGGACGTAAGATCAGGGATTACTGTGTGAAGAGATTAGGGGAGGGAACGGACCCCTACAGAATATTTGAGGACCTCTCTATGGGTCTGGAGGAGATAGGTAGAGGTTACGAGAGTGAATCTTTCAAAAGATACTTCACCTCAGACTTGATAGTCGCTGGTAGAAATATGAAGAGAGCCATAGAGGTTCTCAAACCTCACTTCAAGAGATCATTGAGGGCGAGGGGTCGGGTTGTGGTTGGGACGGTGAAGGGTGACGTACACGACATCGGTAAAGCAATATTCTCCATAATGCTTGAGTCAAATGGATTTGAGGTCATCGACCTCGGTGTAGACGTAGCTAAGGAGGATTTTGCAGCAAAGGTTAAGGAGTTCAAGCCTGAGATTCTTGGAATGTCCTCCCTCTTGACCTCAACAGTATCATATATGAGTGAGGTTGTTGAAGAGTTGAAGAGGATGAATCTCAGGGACAAGGTTAAGATTATAATCGGTGGAAGGGCTGTGACTGAGAATTTTGCTGAGAAGATAGGTGTAGACGCTTACGGTAGGGATTGCATAGACGGGTTGAAGAAGTGCCTTTCATTCATCAACCCTTGA